GGTTGAGTTCGTCGAAGAGATTCATGATCTCCTCGGTGGTGACGGAATCGAGGTTTCCGGTCGGTTCATCAGCCAGGATGAAAATGGGATCGTTGACCAGTGCCCGGGCAATGGCCACCCGCTGCTGCTGACCGCCGGACAGTTGGGTGGGCCTGTGATTGAGGCGTTCTCCGAGACCCACCATTGCGGCCAGTTCTTTACAGCGTGCCCGCTCTTTCGGCGAAAGCCGCCGCTGATAATAGAGTGGCACCTCGATATTTTCCAGAACGGTGAGCTGGGGAATGAGATTGAAGGACTGGAAGACAAAGCCGATTTTGGAAGCCCGGAGTTCCGCGAGGCGATCGTCACTGGCTTCGGCGACGTTTTCGCCATCCAGCAGAATCTTGCCGGAAGTCGGATGGTCGAGGCAGCCCAGCAGGTTGAGGAGTGTGCTCTTGCCGGAGCCGGACGCCCCCATGATCGCCACGTAGTCTCCCTCGGGCACGTCGAAGGAGACACCGCGGAGGGCGTGAACGACCTCAGTGCCCATGTGGTAATCTTTGGTCACATTCTGGACTGAGACGCCGATGCTCATTGGGCTTCCCCGTTGTCAGGGCGCGACGGACGACCGTCGGGGCCACCCCGGCGACCGAATCCTCCGGGGAAGCCGCCGGCCGCTCGCATTTTCTCAAAGCCCGCCAGCAATTCCTGTTTGTCGATGGCTCCATCGCCGTTGGTATCCGACTGCATGAATTCTGCCCGGCGATCCTCGGGGATTTCCGACGGATCGAGCTTGCCGTCCTTGTTGGTGTCCATTCGCTCAAAAATGCGGTCCACGATCATTGCGGGGTTGAAGCCGCCCGGTGGCCGCATCCCACCGGGCCCCTCACCGCCTGGCCCACCCGGTTCGCCACCGAACGGAGGTCGTCCCGGGGTCGTTGCGGGGGAGGCTTCGCCAGGACCACCGGAAGCACCATTACCCTGGTTCTCGGCTGCCGCACTTCCCGCGAATCTTGCCTTTCTCGCCTCCGCCTCTTTGGCTGCCGCTTCCTGTGCGGCGTTGGCCTGTTCGCCCTGGGACCGGCTCCAACTGGCGACCATGGGCTGATTCTTTTCAGCCAGTCCTACTTTTTCCCGATAGGCCGCCGCATTGAGAACGACTTCCTGGTTCTCGCTGAGTCCCTTACGAATGACCACGAATTTTTCGTTACTGGGGCCGATCTCCACCTTGACCGGCTGGAGGCTTCCGTCGGGATTGACAGTGATGCAGTAGAAATCGCCCGCCACTTCAAACACCGACTGGACGGGAACCTGAAGGACGTTGGGCTCGCGCTGGGCAAGGATAGTCACCTGAGCCGTCAGACCGCCTCGAAGGTTTTCCGAGGGATTGTTGATTTTCACAACGACCTGATAATCTTTGACGTTGGAGTTGAAAAACGAGGTGGGCAGCGGGTATTCGCCCACGTCGGTGACCTCGCCGTCAAATTCCACACCAGTCAGCGCGTCCACGCGGATCTTGGCCGGCAGGCCTTCCCGCACGAGACCGATCTTCGATTCGTTCACCTTGGTCCTGACCTGCATCCGTTTGGGGTCAGGGAGTCGGATGATGGTCTGATACTGACGGACGCGGACACCTTCCTGGATGATGATGTCTGTCTGTCCTCGGACACCGACTTGGTTGGCGTAGACCACCTGTCCCGCCGCGGGAGCCGTGATGACGCACTTCTTAATCTGTTCATCAATCCGCTTGAGTTCCTGGACCTGAAGTTCATAGGAATGCTGCTGGGCCTCGAGTTTGGCCCGGGCTGTTTCGATGTCGGCATCCAGTTGCTTGAGCATCTTCACTTTGGTGAACCGCTCGAGGACATCGAGCTTGGTGCGAGCGGATTCCAGTTCTTTAATGGCCTTGTTCAGGGCGAATTGGTCGGCCTCCAACTGTGCCTGGGTGATATAGCCTTTCTGGGCAAGGCTCTGGCTGTATTTAAGGTAGTCTTCCGCTCGGCGTCGGTTTTCCTCCGCAATAAAGTTCTGAATTTGGATCTCGAGCAGCTGCTGCCGGTACTGGCCTTCGAGATACTCCTGCTTGGCAATCAGCGCCGTATCAAGTGCTCGCTGCGCCTGGATCAGTAGGGCCTGCTCATTGGCCACCTTGATCTGTTGCTGAACATACTGATCGCGAAGGGCCGAGGAGTCGAGCTCCACGAGAAAATCACCGGGCTGAACATAGGTTCCCTCGGGTACGATACGGATGATCATCACGCCGCTGCCCTGGCTTTCCACCTCGCAGCGGATTTCGACGTTGCTGGCGCTTTCCACGTCCCCGCGCTCAGTGATCTCGTTGATAAAGTCGCCTCGGATGACTTTGGCGGTCAACGGTTTGTCATGGTTCCCCTGCCAGAGCGTGCGAGGGAGAAAAGACCACACAAGGGGAACCCCAATCATCATGAGGCCGAGCACAACAAGGGGACCTTTCACGACCCAACCGCGCCGCGGATGCTTGGAGGCAGGCAAAGGTTTCGGTGTCATACTTCATGCTCCCCCCAAAAGGATGATGCCGACCGGTTGCCCGGCGAGCAGACGGCTTCCTGGTGAACCAACCTCAGCCGCTGTTGTCTTTTCCGCAGGTGGGAAATGTATTCGCGATTCAAGTGGGAGTGACCCTTTCACGAACTGAACTGATTTCGCCGGAGCCCCATCCCCAGTCCGGTCAATTCATTCCAAGGCGGGACGCCGCCCCACGTCAAAGCCTTGAATTTTCCTGCCCCTTCGTACCCTATCACCGCGTCCGCTGTCCGGTGGCGGTTTCTACCAA
This is a stretch of genomic DNA from Thermogutta terrifontis. It encodes these proteins:
- a CDS encoding ABC transporter ATP-binding protein, giving the protein MSIGVSVQNVTKDYHMGTEVVHALRGVSFDVPEGDYVAIMGASGSGKSTLLNLLGCLDHPTSGKILLDGENVAEASDDRLAELRASKIGFVFQSFNLIPQLTVLENIEVPLYYQRRLSPKERARCKELAAMVGLGERLNHRPTQLSGGQQQRVAIARALVNDPIFILADEPTGNLDSVTTEEIMNLFDELNRQGKTIILVTHELDVGSRAKRIIRLRDGKIESITDNPARSSARTKAAVN
- a CDS encoding efflux RND transporter periplasmic adaptor subunit — its product is MTPKPLPASKHPRRGWVVKGPLVVLGLMMIGVPLVWSFLPRTLWQGNHDKPLTAKVIRGDFINEITERGDVESASNVEIRCEVESQGSGVMIIRIVPEGTYVQPGDFLVELDSSALRDQYVQQQIKVANEQALLIQAQRALDTALIAKQEYLEGQYRQQLLEIQIQNFIAEENRRRAEDYLKYSQSLAQKGYITQAQLEADQFALNKAIKELESARTKLDVLERFTKVKMLKQLDADIETARAKLEAQQHSYELQVQELKRIDEQIKKCVITAPAAGQVVYANQVGVRGQTDIIIQEGVRVRQYQTIIRLPDPKRMQVRTKVNESKIGLVREGLPAKIRVDALTGVEFDGEVTDVGEYPLPTSFFNSNVKDYQVVVKINNPSENLRGGLTAQVTILAQREPNVLQVPVQSVFEVAGDFYCITVNPDGSLQPVKVEIGPSNEKFVVIRKGLSENQEVVLNAAAYREKVGLAEKNQPMVASWSRSQGEQANAAQEAAAKEAEARKARFAGSAAAENQGNGASGGPGEASPATTPGRPPFGGEPGGPGGEGPGGMRPPGGFNPAMIVDRIFERMDTNKDGKLDPSEIPEDRRAEFMQSDTNGDGAIDKQELLAGFEKMRAAGGFPGGFGRRGGPDGRPSRPDNGEAQ